The following nucleotide sequence is from Candidatus Zixiibacteriota bacterium.
GCTTTGAGGGGAGGAATAATTGGGGTTATATATGAAAGGAGGTATCATAATGGCTACTTATATCAGTTTGGTCAGCTATACGCAAAAAGGCATTGAGAATATAAAGGAGAGCCCTTCACGGCTCGACGCCGCTAAAGAACTATTTCGAGCAATAGGTGGTGAACTTAAAGAGTTCTATTTGGTAATGGGGCAATATGATATGATCGTCATTAGCGAAGCACCGGATGATGAGACGGCAGCAAGGGCGGCCCTCACGCTCGGTTCGGCGGGTTCAGTCCGCACAGAAACCTTTCGGGCATTTACAGAGGACGAATACAG
It contains:
- a CDS encoding GYD domain-containing protein; the protein is MATYISLVSYTQKGIENIKESPSRLDAAKELFRAIGGELKEFYLVMGQYDMIVISEAPDDETAARAALTLGSAGSVRTETFRAFTEDEYRKIIESLP